A single Thermodesulfobacteriota bacterium DNA region contains:
- a CDS encoding alanine--glyoxylate aminotransferase family protein produces the protein MKKTTLLAPGPTPVPPDTLLAMARPIIHHREPEFKPVFEACRKGLQYLFQTQRDVVILAASGTGAMEAAVTNFLRKGDKALFVNGGKFGERWGKILKAYGCKGVEIPVEWGQAVDPEAVRRALDADPEIRAVYVQASETSTAVEHPVRELAKITKDRPGVLLVVDGITAVGVFELPMDAAGIDILVTGSQKALMLPPGLAFIAWSEKAEGFMGTSDLPRFYFDLKAERKKQQENQTAWTPAVSLVVGLADVLRQIQEEKLEGVFGRTARLAEATRAAARALGLELYAPGSPSDACTAVKMPAGVDGQALKKAFRERFGITVAGGQDQAKGKIIRIAHLGYADTFDVVTAVAALEMALVGLGHPVQLGAGVRAALEVLGGSAR, from the coding sequence GTGAAGAAGACCACCCTGCTCGCACCGGGGCCCACCCCGGTACCCCCCGACACCCTGCTGGCCATGGCTCGGCCGATCATCCACCACCGGGAGCCCGAGTTCAAACCCGTCTTCGAGGCCTGCCGCAAGGGGCTCCAGTACCTCTTCCAGACCCAACGCGACGTGGTGATCCTGGCCGCCTCGGGCACCGGCGCCATGGAGGCCGCGGTCACCAACTTCCTGCGCAAGGGAGACAAGGCGCTCTTCGTCAACGGTGGAAAGTTCGGCGAGCGCTGGGGCAAGATCCTCAAGGCCTACGGGTGCAAGGGCGTGGAGATTCCCGTGGAGTGGGGCCAGGCCGTCGACCCCGAGGCCGTGCGCCGCGCCCTCGACGCCGACCCGGAGATTCGGGCGGTCTACGTGCAGGCGAGCGAGACGAGCACCGCCGTGGAACACCCCGTGCGGGAGCTCGCCAAGATCACCAAGGACCGCCCTGGGGTGCTCCTGGTGGTGGACGGCATCACGGCCGTGGGTGTCTTCGAGCTGCCCATGGACGCCGCGGGCATCGACATCCTGGTCACCGGCAGCCAGAAGGCCCTCATGCTCCCGCCGGGGCTCGCCTTCATTGCCTGGAGCGAGAAGGCCGAGGGCTTCATGGGCACCTCGGACCTGCCCCGCTTCTACTTCGACCTCAAGGCCGAGAGGAAGAAGCAGCAGGAGAACCAGACTGCCTGGACCCCCGCGGTGAGCCTGGTCGTGGGCCTGGCGGACGTGCTCCGCCAGATCCAGGAGGAGAAGCTGGAAGGCGTCTTCGGGCGCACCGCCCGCCTGGCCGAGGCCACCCGCGCCGCCGCCCGGGCCCTGGGTCTGGAGCTCTACGCCCCCGGGAGCCCCAGCGACGCCTGCACCGCCGTGAAGATGCCCGCTGGAGTGGACGGCCAGGCCCTCAAGAAGGCCTTTCGCGAACGCTTCGGCATCACCGTGGCGGGCGGGCAGGACCAGGCCAAGGGCAAGATCATCCGCATCGCCCACCTGGGCTATGCCGACACCTTCGACGTGGTCACCGCCGTGGCGGCCCTGGAGATGGCGCTCGTCGGGCTCGGCCACCCGGTGCAGCTCGGCGCCGGGGTGCGGGCGGCCCTCGAAGTGCTGGGAGGGAGCGCGCGATGA